Proteins encoded by one window of Gemmatimonas aurantiaca:
- a CDS encoding phosphomannomutase/phosphoglucomutase, protein MAISQTIFRQYDVRGIVGQDLTEEVAYGLGRGYAALLAARGVQGAVAVGRDNRPSGTALRDALVRGLTECGVDVVDVGVVPTPLLYWTLHHEPVVGGIQITGSHNPPEYNGFKMCLGTASLHGADIQTLYQLIIDGAFPTGQGAVRHVEVIDRYVHDIVAKIGRIAHPDGTPLKVVYDCGNGAGALVAPQLMQALGVDGIGLFTESDGSFPNHHPDPTVPENLEDCIAAVKASGAELGVAFDGDADRIGVVDRDGRIIWGDHILILYARDVLTRTGVGQPIIFDVKCSQALTDGIEKAGGTPVMWKTGHSLIKDKMKAMHAPIAGEMSGHMFFTEGFYGHDDALYAAARLLRIVADSGRRIDELLADVPHFVSTPEIRIDTDDATKFAIMARAVPHFTASHDVIDVDGVRVLFGDGWGLLRASNTQPVIVARYEARTEARLAEIRGVMEGWLREQGVTL, encoded by the coding sequence ATGGCCATCAGTCAGACCATTTTCCGGCAGTACGACGTTCGCGGAATCGTTGGACAGGACCTGACCGAAGAGGTCGCGTACGGACTGGGGCGGGGATACGCCGCGCTGCTCGCTGCCCGTGGTGTGCAGGGGGCGGTGGCCGTGGGACGTGACAACCGGCCCAGCGGCACCGCGCTGCGGGATGCGCTGGTGCGCGGCCTCACCGAGTGTGGTGTGGACGTGGTGGACGTGGGCGTCGTGCCCACACCGCTGCTGTACTGGACGCTGCACCATGAGCCGGTGGTGGGCGGCATTCAGATCACGGGGTCACACAACCCGCCCGAGTACAACGGCTTCAAGATGTGCCTCGGCACCGCGTCGCTGCACGGCGCGGACATTCAGACGCTGTATCAGCTCATCATCGATGGTGCGTTTCCGACGGGGCAGGGCGCGGTGCGCCATGTCGAAGTCATCGACCGGTACGTGCACGACATCGTCGCGAAGATCGGTCGTATCGCACACCCCGACGGGACGCCGCTCAAGGTCGTGTACGACTGCGGCAACGGCGCGGGTGCGCTGGTCGCGCCGCAACTCATGCAGGCGCTGGGGGTGGACGGCATCGGCCTCTTCACCGAAAGCGACGGCAGTTTTCCCAATCATCACCCCGATCCCACCGTCCCCGAAAACCTCGAGGACTGCATCGCCGCGGTGAAAGCCTCCGGTGCCGAACTCGGGGTGGCCTTCGACGGCGATGCCGATCGCATCGGCGTGGTGGATCGTGATGGTCGCATCATCTGGGGTGATCACATCCTGATCCTCTATGCCCGCGATGTGCTCACGCGCACCGGTGTCGGACAGCCCATCATCTTCGATGTGAAGTGTTCGCAGGCGCTCACCGATGGGATCGAAAAGGCGGGCGGCACCCCCGTGATGTGGAAGACCGGACACTCCCTCATCAAGGACAAGATGAAGGCGATGCACGCGCCCATCGCCGGGGAGATGTCGGGGCACATGTTCTTCACCGAAGGGTTCTACGGCCACGATGATGCGCTCTACGCGGCGGCGCGGTTGCTCCGCATCGTCGCCGATTCGGGCCGGCGCATCGACGAACTGCTGGCCGATGTGCCGCACTTCGTCTCCACGCCGGAAATCCGCATCGATACCGACGACGCGACCAAGTTCGCGATCATGGCACGGGCGGTGCCGCACTTCACCGCCTCGCACGACGTGATCGACGTGGACGGCGTGCGGGTGCTCTTCGGCGACGGATGGGGATTGCTCCGCGCGTCCAACACGCAGCCGGTCATCGTGGCCCGCTACGAAGCCCGCACCGAAGCGCGTCTGGCCGAGATCCGCGGCGTGATGGAAGGCTGGCTGCGCGAACAGGGCGTCACGCTCTGA